A genomic segment from Spinacia oleracea cultivar Varoflay chromosome 3, BTI_SOV_V1, whole genome shotgun sequence encodes:
- the LOC110785401 gene encoding stearoyl-[acyl-carrier-protein] 9-desaturase, chloroplastic-like isoform X1, whose product MALSFLSLPPMSTLSFRAPKFCMAYSLNFSSPKEAKNLKKALSPPHEMHAQVKHSMAQEKIEIFKSLENWAQENLLIHLKPIEKSWQPQDFLPDPTSEGFYDQIKEIQERSKEIPDEHYIVLVGHMITEEVLPTYQTMLNTMDGVRDETGASLTPWATWTRAWTAEENRHGDLLNKYLYLSGRVDMRAIEKTIQYLIGSGMDPKAENNPYLGFIYTSFRERATFISHGNSARLAKDHGDINLAKICGLIAADEKRHETAYSKIVEKLFEIDPDTTILAFADMMRKKVSMPAHFMYDGCDYNLFDHFAARLGVYSARDYADVMQHLVGYWQVEKLTGLSSEGRKAQEYVCGLPQRIRIIEERARGRAKQAAPSIPFSWIYDRQVKI is encoded by the exons ATGGCTCTAAGTTTTCTGTCTCTCCCACCAATGAGCACTCTCAGTTTCAGAGCTCCAAAATTCTGCATGGCTTATTCTCTCAACTTCTCCTCTCCTAA AGAAGCGAAAAACCTGAAAAAGGCTTTAAGTCCTCCACATGAGATGCATGCGCAAGTAAAACATTCAATGGCACAAGAAAAGATAGAGATTTTCAAATCCTTGGAAAATTGGGCACAAGAAAATCTCCTAATCCATTTGAAGCCTATTGAAAAAAGTTGGCAACCTCAAGACTTTCTTCCTGATCCAACTTCAGAAGGTTTCTATGACCAAATAAAAGAGATTCAGGAAAGATCCAAGGAGATTCCAGATGAACACTATATTGTTTTGGTAGGACATATGATAACTGAAGAAGTTCTTCCAACTTACCAAACTATGCTTAATACTATGGATGGAGTGAGAGATGAAACAGGCGCAAGTCTGACTCCATGGGCAACTTGGACAAGAGCTTGGACTGCTGAAGAAAACAGACATGGTGATCTTCTTAACAAGTACTTGTATCTTTCTGGTCGTGTTGATATGAGAGCCATCGAGAAGACGATCCAGTATTTGATTGGCTCAGGCATG GATCCAAAAGCTGAAAACAATCCATATTTGGGATTCATATACACATCATTTCGAGAAAGAGCAACCTTCATTTCACACGGAAACTCAGCAAGACTTGCCAAAGATCATGGTGATATCAATTTAGCTAAGATATGTGGCCTAATTGCTGCAGATGAGAAACGCCACGAAACCGCTTACTCAAAAATAGTGGAGAAACTGTTTGAAATCGACCCTGATACAACCATCCTTGCTTTTGCTGATATGATGAGGAAGAAGGTCTCTATGCCAGCTCATTTCATGTATGATGGCTGCGATTACAATCTGTTTGATCATTTTGCTGCTCGGCTTGGAGTTTACTCTGCTAGGGATTATGCTGATGTTATGCAGCATTTGGTTGGCTATTGGCAAGTTGAGAAGCTCACAGGCCTTTCATCTGAGGGGCGAAAAGCTCAGGAGTATGTATGTGGTTTACCCCAAAGAATCAGAATTATTGAAGAAAGGGCTCGTGGGAGAGCAAAACAAGCTGCACCATCTATTCCATTTAGTTGGATTTATGATAGACAAGTTAAGATTTGA
- the LOC110785401 gene encoding stearoyl-[acyl-carrier-protein] 9-desaturase, chloroplastic-like isoform X2 produces the protein MHAQVKHSMAQEKIEIFKSLENWAQENLLIHLKPIEKSWQPQDFLPDPTSEGFYDQIKEIQERSKEIPDEHYIVLVGHMITEEVLPTYQTMLNTMDGVRDETGASLTPWATWTRAWTAEENRHGDLLNKYLYLSGRVDMRAIEKTIQYLIGSGMDPKAENNPYLGFIYTSFRERATFISHGNSARLAKDHGDINLAKICGLIAADEKRHETAYSKIVEKLFEIDPDTTILAFADMMRKKVSMPAHFMYDGCDYNLFDHFAARLGVYSARDYADVMQHLVGYWQVEKLTGLSSEGRKAQEYVCGLPQRIRIIEERARGRAKQAAPSIPFSWIYDRQVKI, from the exons ATGCATGCGCAAGTAAAACATTCAATGGCACAAGAAAAGATAGAGATTTTCAAATCCTTGGAAAATTGGGCACAAGAAAATCTCCTAATCCATTTGAAGCCTATTGAAAAAAGTTGGCAACCTCAAGACTTTCTTCCTGATCCAACTTCAGAAGGTTTCTATGACCAAATAAAAGAGATTCAGGAAAGATCCAAGGAGATTCCAGATGAACACTATATTGTTTTGGTAGGACATATGATAACTGAAGAAGTTCTTCCAACTTACCAAACTATGCTTAATACTATGGATGGAGTGAGAGATGAAACAGGCGCAAGTCTGACTCCATGGGCAACTTGGACAAGAGCTTGGACTGCTGAAGAAAACAGACATGGTGATCTTCTTAACAAGTACTTGTATCTTTCTGGTCGTGTTGATATGAGAGCCATCGAGAAGACGATCCAGTATTTGATTGGCTCAGGCATG GATCCAAAAGCTGAAAACAATCCATATTTGGGATTCATATACACATCATTTCGAGAAAGAGCAACCTTCATTTCACACGGAAACTCAGCAAGACTTGCCAAAGATCATGGTGATATCAATTTAGCTAAGATATGTGGCCTAATTGCTGCAGATGAGAAACGCCACGAAACCGCTTACTCAAAAATAGTGGAGAAACTGTTTGAAATCGACCCTGATACAACCATCCTTGCTTTTGCTGATATGATGAGGAAGAAGGTCTCTATGCCAGCTCATTTCATGTATGATGGCTGCGATTACAATCTGTTTGATCATTTTGCTGCTCGGCTTGGAGTTTACTCTGCTAGGGATTATGCTGATGTTATGCAGCATTTGGTTGGCTATTGGCAAGTTGAGAAGCTCACAGGCCTTTCATCTGAGGGGCGAAAAGCTCAGGAGTATGTATGTGGTTTACCCCAAAGAATCAGAATTATTGAAGAAAGGGCTCGTGGGAGAGCAAAACAAGCTGCACCATCTATTCCATTTAGTTGGATTTATGATAGACAAGTTAAGATTTGA
- the LOC110785399 gene encoding stearoyl-[acyl-carrier-protein] 9-desaturase, chloroplastic yields the protein MALNLNPVSTPFQCRRLPSFSPRQTPSRRSPKFFMASTLSSSSPKEAESLKKPFSPPREVHVQVTHSMPQEKIEIFKSLEGWAEENLLVHLKPVEKCWQPQDYLPDPASEDFRDQVKEIQERAKEIPDDLYVVLVGDMITEEALPTYQTMLNTLDGAKDETGASPTSWAVWTRAWTAEENRHGDLLNKYLYLSGRVDMRSIEKTIQYLIGSGMDPRTENNPYLGFVYTSFQERATFVSHGNSARLAKEHGDLKMAQICGIIASDEKRHETAYTKIVEKLFEIDPDATVLAFADMMKKKISMPAHLMYDGRDDNLFDHFSAVAQRLGVYTAKDYADILEFLVGRWEVEKLTGLSSEGQKAQDYVCSLPPRIRRLEERARERAKQAPSMPFSWIFDRQVKL from the exons ATGGCTCTGAATCTCAACCCCGTTTCCACACCATTTCAGTGTCGTCGATTGCCGTCTTTCTCACCTCGTCAAACGCCTTCTCGCAGATCTCCCAAATTCTTCATGGCTTCCACTCTCAGCAGCTCTTCTCCTAA GGAAGCGGAAAGCCTGAAGAAGCCTTTTAGCCCTCCACGTGAGGTGCATGTGCAAGTAACACATTCCATGCCACAAGAAAAGATAGAGATATTCAAGTCCCTGGAAGGTTGGGCGGAAGAGAATCTCCTGGTCCATTTGAAACCTGTTGAGAAATGTTGGCAGCCTCAAGATTATCTTCCCGATCCAGCTTCAGAGGATTTTCGTGATCAGGTCAAGGAGATTCAAGAGAGGGCCAAGGAGATTCCAGATGATCTGTATGTGGTTTTGGTAGGGGATATGATCACTGAAGAAGCTCTTCCAACCTACCAAACTATGCTTAATACCTTAGATGGAGCCAAGGATGAAACTGGTGCCAGTCCTACTTCATGGGCTGTGTGGACAAGAGCATGGACGGCTGAAGAAAATAGGCATGGTGATCTTTTGAACAAATACCTCTATCTTTCTGGCCGTGTGGACATGAGATCAATCGAGAAAACAATCCAATATTTGATTGGGTCAGGAATG GATCCTAGGACTGAAAACAATCCTTATCTTGGTTTTGTGTACACATCGTTTCAAGAAAGGGCGACCTTTGTTTCCCATGGAAACAGTGCAAGGCTTGCCAAAGAGCATGGGGATCTGAAGATGGCACAGATATGTGGCATAATTGCTTCAGATGAGAAGCGGCATGAAACTGCTTACACTAAAATAGTGGAGAAACTCTTTGAAATAGACCCTGATGCTACGGTTCTTGCTTTTGCTGAcatgatgaagaagaagatctCTATGCCAGCACACCTAATGTACGATGGTCGTGATGACAATTTGTTTGATCATTTTTCTGCTGTTGCTCAACGGCTTGGAGTCTACACCGCAAAGGATTACGCTGACATATTGGAATTTTTGGTGGGCCGTTGGGAGGTTGAGAAGCTTACAGGGCTGTCATCAGAGGGACAAAAAGCTCAGGACTATGTATGCAGTTTACCCCCAAGAATCAGAAGGCTCGAAGAGAGGGCTCGTGAGAGAGCCAAGCAAGCACCTTCTATGCCTTTCAGTTGGATCTTTGATAGACAAGTAAAGCTTTGA
- the LOC110785400 gene encoding uncharacterized protein, with protein sequence MGLQSHNHTHKIFLLCNYILLGAASSCIFLTLSLRLFPSIVGFLFILLHVITIGGAVSGCAASSAGSHKWYAFHMVATVLTAIFQGSVAVLIFTTTGNFLQAMKSYVREEDAGVILKLAGGLCILMFCLEWVVMSLAFVLRYHAFVDGSSRGGNGNANANANGSGKEDDLKNWPWPFQV encoded by the coding sequence atgggTCTCCAATCTCACAACCACACCCACAAAATCTTCCTCCTATGCAATTACATCCTCTTAGGAGCAGCCTCTAGCTGTATCTTCCTCACACTCTCCCTCCGCCTCTTCCCCTCGATCGTCGGCTTCCTCTTCATCCTCCTCCATGTAATAACAATCGGCGGGGCGGTGTCAGGTTGCGCTGCCTCTTCCGCCGGTTCACACAAGTGGTACGCCTTCCACATGGTCGCCACCGTGCTAACCGCCATCTTCCAGGGCTCAGTCGCGGTGTTGATTTTTACAACCACCGGGAATTTCTTACAAGCAATGAAATCTTATGTTAGAGAAGAGGATGCGGGTGTTATACTGAAATTGGCTGGTGGGCTTTGTATTTTGATGTTTTGTTTAGAGTGGGTTGTTATGAGTTTGGCCTTTGTGTTGAGGTATCATGCCTTTGTTGATGGAAGCAGCCGCGGCGGCAATGGGAATGCGAATGCGAATGCGAATGGGAGTGGGAAAGAGGACGATTTGAAGAACTGGCCATGGCCATTCCAAGTTTGA
- the LOC130469536 gene encoding early nodule-specific protein 2-like — protein sequence MGDGGYEQFQPPIPLFPPQSPPTTFNNQLSDMAGGFQPPPPLFPPQFQQPTQIFPPQFQPPSFQPRHLQHSPRFLTPPNFQPRHLQHPRFLPPPIFQPRDRHPPPRFQPPARFDNPNQSDLHPPPRFQPTARFDNHNQRDLHPPSRFQLPARFDNPNQRAFTTMQQVTTETSSGTKENTSETSSATTGETTSAYFSGSKDIWNDLTEDDIRGPLTGYTGTMDELHELYDKHSILLGFSIRKNTLRRDQKTGEIKER from the exons ATGGGAGACGGCGGCTATGAGCAATTTCAACCACCAATACCATTATTTCCACCACAATCGCCGCCGACAACTTTCAACAACCAACTTTCAGACATGGCCGGCGGCtttcaaccaccaccaccattattTCCACCACAATTTCAACAACCAACACAGATATTTCCGCCACAATTTCAACCACCGAGTTTTCAACCTCGCCACCTTCAACATTCTCCTCGATTTCTAACACCACCGAATTTTCAACCTCGCCACCTTCAACATCCTCGATTTCTACCACCACCGATTTTTCAACCTCGCGACCGTCATCCTCCTCCTCGTTTTCAACCTCCTGCGAGATTTGATAACCCTAATCAAAGCGACCTTCATCCTCCTCCTCGATTTCAACCTACTGCCCGATTTGATAACCATAATCAAAGGGACCTTCATCCTCCTTCTCGATTTCAACTTCCTGCGCGATTTGATAACCCTAATCAAAGGGCTTTTACAACAATGCAGCAAGTAACTACTGAAACAAGTTCTGGAACAAAGGAAAATACATCTGAAACAAGTTCTGCAACAACAGGAGAAACAACCTCagcttatttttcag GTTCAAAAGATATTTGGAACGATTTAACAGAGGATGATATTAGAGGACCTTTGACTGGATATACTGGCACAATGGATGAACTACATGAACTTTATGACAAACATTCAATACTTCTTGGATTTTCAATAAGAAAAAATACATTAAGGAGAGATCAAAAAACGGGAGAGATAAAGGAAAGATAA